One segment of Synechococcus sp. A15-24 DNA contains the following:
- a CDS encoding ATP-binding cassette domain-containing protein produces the protein MAGVRFEALSKTYPGRRGSEPVPVIRELDLSIEDGEFLVLVGPSGCGKSTLLRLLAGLESPTVGEIVIGERPVSQVRPGRRDVAMVFQSYALYPHLSVRDNLSFGLRRSRHRSLPQQLQDQLSQLSRGLPAFLRVRSPREELIEQRVHTVAQALELESLLDRLPKELSGGQKQRVALGRAMARKPAVFLMDEPLSNLDAKLRNSTRTRIVDLQRELGTTTVYVTHDQVEAMTMGHRIAVLNQGRLQQLGTPMELYRWPSNLFVAQFIGSPPMSMLPVVIGPGATLLLGPKRLSVEGPLAAALPALEGQTLTAGLRPEGWRVAPATNRNLPASVLHCEVLGNEQLISCRLHDGDHLVQVRTNPDLTVKPDDVLHLDPEPSGWRLFDASGEAIARQDPGADAPKLPKLS, from the coding sequence TTGGCCGGCGTCCGTTTCGAAGCCCTCAGCAAGACCTATCCCGGACGCCGTGGCTCGGAGCCCGTTCCGGTGATCCGTGAGCTGGACCTCAGCATCGAGGACGGTGAATTCCTGGTGCTGGTGGGACCGTCGGGGTGCGGCAAGAGCACCTTGCTGCGACTGCTGGCCGGCCTGGAGAGTCCCACTGTGGGTGAAATTGTCATCGGTGAGCGCCCCGTGAGCCAGGTGCGGCCCGGGCGTCGCGACGTGGCCATGGTGTTCCAGAGCTACGCGCTCTATCCGCACCTGAGCGTGCGCGACAACCTCAGCTTCGGGCTGCGACGCAGCCGCCATCGCAGCCTGCCTCAGCAACTGCAGGATCAACTCAGCCAGCTCAGCCGCGGACTTCCCGCATTCCTGAGGGTGCGATCCCCGCGAGAGGAGCTGATTGAACAGCGCGTCCACACCGTGGCCCAGGCCCTGGAGCTGGAATCACTCCTCGACCGCCTGCCGAAGGAGCTCTCCGGCGGGCAGAAACAACGTGTTGCCCTGGGGCGGGCCATGGCGAGAAAACCGGCGGTGTTTCTGATGGATGAACCGCTCAGCAACCTGGACGCCAAGCTGCGCAACAGCACCCGCACCCGCATCGTTGACCTGCAGCGGGAGCTGGGCACCACAACGGTCTATGTGACCCATGACCAGGTGGAAGCCATGACGATGGGTCACCGCATCGCCGTGCTCAATCAGGGGCGCCTGCAGCAGCTCGGAACCCCGATGGAGCTCTACCGGTGGCCGTCCAATCTGTTCGTGGCGCAGTTCATCGGCAGCCCACCGATGTCGATGCTTCCCGTGGTGATCGGCCCAGGCGCCACCCTGCTTCTCGGCCCCAAGCGACTGTCGGTTGAGGGGCCTCTGGCAGCGGCCCTACCGGCATTGGAAGGCCAGACGCTGACGGCGGGCCTGCGGCCAGAGGGCTGGCGTGTGGCGCCGGCCACGAACCGCAACCTGCCGGCCTCGGTGCTTCATTGCGAAGTGCTGGGAAACGAGCAATTGATCAGCTGCCGCCTGCACGACGGAGACCACCTGGTGCAGGTGCGGACGAACCCCGACTTAACGGTCAAACCCGACGATGTGCTGCATCTGGATCCTGAACCCAGTGGCTGGCGGTTGTTCGATGCAAGTGGAGAAGCGATTGCACGGCAGGATCCCGGCGCTGACGCTCCAAAGCTGCCCAAGCTGAGCTGA
- a CDS encoding VOC family protein, with protein MTTVDRLGHVAIRVQDVPRAVAFYEGLGMRLVWKADDWCYLEAGEGRDGLALLGPGYKAAGPHFAFHFRDRQEVDRVHDRLKAEGVHVGAVHDHRDGTASFYLKDPEGNWLEMLYEPPGGIPSNCR; from the coding sequence ATGACAACGGTTGATCGTTTAGGTCATGTGGCTATCCGCGTTCAGGATGTGCCCCGTGCCGTGGCGTTTTACGAGGGGCTTGGCATGCGTCTTGTCTGGAAGGCCGACGATTGGTGCTACCTGGAAGCGGGTGAAGGCCGGGACGGACTGGCCCTGCTCGGGCCTGGCTACAAAGCCGCAGGTCCCCACTTCGCCTTTCATTTTCGTGATCGCCAGGAGGTGGATCGTGTGCACGATCGTCTGAAGGCTGAAGGCGTGCACGTCGGTGCCGTCCACGATCACCGTGACGGAACCGCATCCTTTTATCTGAAGGATCCTGAAGGCAACTGGCTGGAAATGCTCTATGAACCCCCCGGTGGCATTCCCTCCAACTGCCGCTGA
- the cgtA gene encoding Obg family GTPase CgtA has protein sequence MQFIDQARITVRGGRGGDGIAAFRREKYVPAGGPSGGDGGHGGPVVLEADSNLQTLLDFKYKRLFAADDGRRGGPNKCTGASGRDLVIKVPCGTEVRHLTTGILLGDLTDPGERLTVAFGGRGGLGNAHYLSNRNRAPEKFTEGRDGEEWPLQLELKLLAEVGIIGLPNAGKSTLIAVLSAARPKIADYPFTTLVPNLGVVRRPSGDGTVFADIPGLIAGAAQGAGLGHDFLRHIERTRLLIHVVDAGADDPVGDLRVVEKELEAYGHGLVDRPRLLVLNKQELLLNEQLPELSQELEQASGRAPLCISAAMGRNLDQLLQRVWTELGIA, from the coding sequence GTGCAGTTCATCGATCAGGCACGGATCACGGTGCGCGGTGGCCGCGGTGGAGATGGCATCGCCGCGTTTCGTCGCGAGAAATATGTGCCGGCCGGTGGACCCTCCGGAGGTGATGGAGGTCATGGCGGGCCTGTGGTGCTGGAGGCGGACAGCAACCTTCAGACCCTGCTCGACTTCAAGTACAAACGGTTGTTCGCCGCGGATGACGGCCGGCGAGGTGGCCCGAACAAGTGCACGGGAGCCTCGGGTCGGGATCTGGTGATCAAGGTGCCCTGCGGGACCGAGGTGCGACATCTCACCACCGGCATCCTGCTTGGGGACCTGACCGATCCCGGCGAGCGTTTGACCGTGGCCTTCGGCGGCCGCGGCGGTCTTGGTAATGCCCATTACCTCAGCAATCGCAACCGTGCGCCGGAGAAATTCACCGAAGGTCGCGATGGGGAGGAATGGCCCCTTCAGCTGGAACTGAAGCTTCTGGCGGAGGTGGGCATCATTGGCTTGCCCAACGCTGGAAAGAGCACTCTGATCGCTGTCCTGTCAGCCGCTCGCCCCAAAATCGCCGACTACCCCTTCACCACCCTGGTGCCCAATCTCGGCGTGGTGCGACGCCCCAGTGGCGACGGCACGGTCTTTGCCGATATTCCTGGATTGATCGCTGGTGCTGCCCAGGGCGCCGGATTGGGACACGATTTTCTGCGTCATATCGAGCGCACCCGTTTGCTGATTCACGTTGTCGATGCCGGGGCCGATGATCCCGTCGGCGATCTACGGGTGGTGGAGAAGGAGCTGGAGGCCTACGGCCATGGCCTGGTGGACCGTCCTCGCCTTCTGGTGCTGAACAAGCAGGAATTACTTCTGAACGAGCAGCTCCCTGAACTCAGCCAAGAGCTTGAACAGGCCAGTGGACGTGCTCCCCTTTGCATCTCAGCGGCGATGGGACGCAATCTTGATCAGCTGCTGCAACGGGTCTGGACGGAATTGGGGATCGCCTAG
- a CDS encoding DnaJ C-terminal domain-containing protein, translating into MAGSGYKDYFQVLGVDRSADADAIKRAFRKLARQYHPDVNPGDASAEARFKEISEAYEVLSDPDKRRRYEQFGQYWNQAGASGGAGPGMDVDFGRYGNFDDFINDLLGRFGGPAGAGGFQGSGFPGGGFPGGGFPGGGFPRGNAAARTPVNLDAEATVSISFAEAFRGTERALSVNNERVQVRIPAGVKNGSRLRLKGKGNLQPGTGRRGDLYLNLNVKEHSVWRLDGEQLQADLPVSLDELALGATVTVMTPDGEAQVSIPAGTAPGRSLRLKGKGWPLKGRRGDLLLTLALKMPSSWTADEQELLNKLREQRSENPRHDWLRSAAL; encoded by the coding sequence ATGGCAGGCAGCGGTTACAAGGATTATTTCCAGGTTCTGGGGGTTGATCGCAGCGCCGATGCCGATGCGATCAAACGCGCTTTCCGCAAACTTGCCCGTCAATACCACCCGGATGTGAACCCAGGTGATGCCAGTGCCGAAGCCCGCTTTAAGGAAATCAGCGAGGCTTACGAGGTGTTGTCGGACCCCGACAAGCGTCGTCGTTATGAACAATTCGGCCAGTACTGGAATCAGGCCGGTGCTTCGGGTGGAGCGGGGCCGGGCATGGATGTGGATTTCGGTCGGTACGGCAACTTCGACGATTTCATCAACGATCTTCTCGGTCGGTTCGGCGGTCCAGCTGGAGCTGGTGGCTTTCAGGGCAGCGGCTTCCCTGGTGGTGGTTTTCCAGGCGGTGGTTTTCCTGGTGGAGGGTTCCCTAGGGGGAATGCAGCAGCTCGCACTCCAGTGAATCTGGATGCAGAAGCAACCGTGAGCATTTCATTCGCAGAAGCCTTTCGCGGCACTGAGCGTGCTCTGTCGGTGAACAACGAACGGGTTCAGGTACGCATCCCTGCCGGGGTGAAGAACGGTTCGCGCCTGCGCCTCAAGGGGAAGGGCAATCTGCAGCCTGGTACTGGGCGCCGGGGGGATCTCTACCTCAACCTCAATGTGAAGGAGCATTCGGTCTGGAGGCTGGATGGAGAGCAGCTCCAGGCGGATCTCCCGGTCAGCCTCGATGAGTTGGCTCTTGGAGCCACCGTCACAGTGATGACCCCTGATGGCGAAGCGCAGGTGTCGATTCCAGCTGGTACGGCTCCCGGTCGAAGTTTGCGCTTGAAAGGAAAGGGTTGGCCTCTGAAAGGACGTCGCGGCGATCTGCTGTTGACCCTGGCTTTGAAGATGCCGTCGTCCTGGACTGCAGACGAACAGGAGTTGCTGAACAAGTTGCGCGAGCAACGCTCCGAGAATCCACGTCACGACTGGTTGCGCTCCGCCGCCCTCTGA
- a CDS encoding ABC-F family ATP-binding cassette domain-containing protein, with the protein MSLISLVGAAKDFGIRTLFADLELHIGEGERLGLIGPNGAGKSTLLKVLAGMEPLGAGERRCSPRLRVELVGQESRVTPGLTVLEQVLEGCGAKRDLLLRFSALSEALAAAPENETLLSELGQLSQRMDDEEAWSLEQQCQEVLQKLGISDLQRPMADLSGGYRKRVGLASALVACPDVLLLDEPTNHLDAAAVEWLQSWLDRYPGALVLVTHDRYVLDRVTSRMVEVDRGRARTYQGNYSTFLQHKADEEASEASSAAKFRGVLRRELAWLRQGPKARSTKQKARLQRIEAMREAPVQQGRKILEMASVSRRIGKLVIEAEAVGVTADGQPDGRPLLRDFSYSFSPEDRIGIIGPNGSGKSTLLDLIAGRRQTTSGALRLGETVHIGYLDQHTEAFTEGEGLQRKVIEFVEEAASRIEVGGEQVTASQLLERFLFPPAQQHSPLTKLSGGERRRLTLCRMLIQAPNVLLLDEPTNDLDVRTLSVLEDFLEDFRGCVIVVSHDRYFLDRTVDRLFCFDQGRLQRFEGNYSGFLEQQRQQERQRTSAPLPTVKQDSRQADAKSSTGPRRRSFKETKELQQLDQRLPQLEERKAALEEKLAGHGTDLSQVSRELAELIATIEAAEERWLELSELQP; encoded by the coding sequence GTGAGTCTGATCAGCCTTGTGGGTGCCGCCAAGGACTTCGGCATCCGCACCCTGTTCGCCGATCTTGAGCTGCACATCGGGGAAGGTGAACGGCTGGGGCTGATCGGCCCGAACGGTGCCGGTAAGTCCACCCTGCTGAAGGTGCTGGCGGGTATGGAACCACTCGGGGCGGGAGAACGGCGGTGTTCCCCCAGGTTGCGGGTGGAGCTGGTGGGTCAGGAGAGTCGTGTCACCCCCGGCCTGACCGTGCTGGAGCAGGTTCTGGAGGGCTGTGGTGCCAAGCGCGACCTGTTGCTGCGCTTCAGCGCCCTCAGCGAGGCATTGGCAGCAGCCCCAGAGAACGAAACACTGTTGTCCGAACTGGGGCAACTGAGCCAGCGCATGGACGATGAAGAGGCCTGGAGCCTCGAGCAGCAATGCCAGGAAGTGCTGCAGAAGCTCGGCATAAGCGATCTCCAGCGTCCCATGGCGGACCTCTCGGGGGGCTACCGGAAGCGGGTTGGCTTGGCCTCCGCCCTGGTGGCCTGCCCGGATGTGCTGCTGCTGGATGAGCCCACCAACCATCTGGATGCAGCCGCCGTGGAGTGGTTGCAGAGCTGGTTGGACCGCTACCCAGGGGCCCTGGTGCTGGTGACCCATGACCGCTACGTGCTGGATCGGGTGACCAGCCGCATGGTGGAGGTGGACCGAGGACGGGCTCGCACGTACCAGGGCAACTACAGCACGTTCCTGCAGCACAAGGCGGACGAGGAGGCCTCGGAAGCGTCCTCCGCCGCCAAATTCCGTGGTGTTCTGCGCCGGGAGCTGGCCTGGCTTCGGCAGGGACCCAAAGCCCGCAGCACCAAACAGAAAGCCCGCTTGCAGCGCATCGAGGCCATGCGGGAGGCCCCCGTCCAGCAGGGGCGCAAAATCCTGGAAATGGCCAGCGTCAGCCGCCGCATCGGCAAGCTGGTGATCGAGGCCGAAGCCGTGGGAGTCACCGCCGATGGCCAGCCCGACGGCAGGCCCCTCCTCAGAGACTTCAGCTACAGCTTCAGCCCGGAGGATCGCATTGGCATCATCGGGCCGAATGGCAGCGGTAAGTCGACCCTGTTGGATCTGATCGCCGGTCGGCGTCAGACCACGTCTGGCGCGTTGCGGTTGGGAGAAACCGTGCACATCGGCTACCTCGACCAGCACACCGAAGCCTTCACCGAGGGGGAAGGACTGCAGCGCAAGGTGATCGAATTCGTTGAAGAAGCCGCCAGCCGCATCGAAGTCGGCGGAGAGCAGGTCACCGCCTCCCAATTGCTGGAACGATTTCTCTTCCCCCCGGCTCAGCAGCACAGCCCCCTGACCAAGCTGTCCGGAGGCGAGCGTCGGCGTCTGACCCTGTGCCGGATGCTGATCCAGGCCCCGAACGTGCTGCTGCTGGATGAACCCACCAACGATCTCGACGTCCGCACCCTGAGCGTTCTGGAGGACTTTCTTGAAGACTTCCGGGGCTGCGTGATCGTGGTGTCCCACGACCGGTACTTTCTCGACCGCACAGTGGATCGCCTGTTCTGCTTCGATCAGGGTCGTCTGCAGCGGTTCGAGGGCAACTACAGCGGCTTTCTCGAGCAGCAGCGCCAGCAGGAACGGCAACGGACCTCAGCGCCGTTGCCCACGGTCAAACAAGACAGCCGCCAAGCCGATGCCAAGTCATCGACGGGCCCGCGGCGGCGCAGTTTCAAGGAAACCAAGGAACTGCAACAACTCGACCAGCGCCTACCGCAACTGGAGGAACGCAAGGCGGCCCTCGAGGAGAAATTGGCCGGTCATGGCACGGATCTCTCGCAGGTCAGCCGCGAATTAGCGGAGCTGATCGCCACCATTGAGGCTGCCGAAGAGCGCTGGCTGGAACTCAGCGAGCTTCAGCCCTGA
- the hemB gene encoding porphobilinogen synthase, with amino-acid sequence MELTYRPRRLRRTPALRAMVREHQLSAADFIYPLFVHEGADVEPIGAMPGASRWSLAALTGEVQRAWDLGVRCIVLFPKVSEGLKTEDGAECFNANGLIPRAIRQIKQEVPGMAIMTDVALDPYSCDGHDGIVSAEGVVLNDETIELLCKQAVVQAEAGADLIGPSDMMDGRVGAIREALDDEGFEHVGIISYTAKYSSAYYGPFREALDSAPRAASSKPIPTNKDTYQMDPANAREAITEAQLDEQEGADIMMVKPGLAYLDIIHRLRDESELPIAAYNVSGEYSMVKAAAERGWIEERAVVLETLLSFKRAGADLILTYHACDAAEWLRQG; translated from the coding sequence ATGGAGCTCACCTACCGCCCCCGTCGTTTACGACGCACACCGGCCCTGCGCGCCATGGTGCGGGAACATCAGCTTTCTGCAGCGGATTTCATCTATCCACTGTTTGTGCATGAGGGCGCCGACGTCGAACCCATCGGTGCCATGCCAGGGGCGAGTAGGTGGAGTCTGGCGGCCCTGACCGGAGAAGTTCAGCGCGCCTGGGACCTGGGGGTCCGTTGCATCGTTCTGTTCCCCAAGGTTTCCGAGGGCTTGAAAACAGAAGACGGCGCTGAGTGCTTCAACGCCAATGGCCTGATTCCCAGAGCCATCCGTCAGATCAAGCAGGAGGTTCCGGGGATGGCGATCATGACTGACGTGGCACTAGATCCCTATTCCTGCGATGGTCACGATGGCATCGTCAGCGCAGAGGGGGTCGTCCTCAACGACGAGACGATCGAATTGCTCTGTAAACAGGCTGTGGTTCAAGCCGAAGCCGGTGCTGATCTGATCGGCCCTAGCGACATGATGGATGGGCGTGTCGGGGCCATTCGTGAGGCCTTGGACGACGAAGGGTTCGAGCACGTCGGAATCATCAGTTACACCGCGAAGTACTCCTCGGCCTATTACGGGCCATTCCGTGAAGCCCTGGATTCGGCCCCCCGTGCTGCCAGCAGCAAGCCGATTCCAACCAACAAGGACACGTATCAAATGGACCCCGCCAATGCCCGGGAAGCCATCACGGAAGCCCAGCTGGATGAACAGGAAGGCGCCGACATCATGATGGTGAAGCCGGGTTTGGCCTACCTGGACATCATTCATCGACTGCGCGATGAGTCGGAGCTTCCCATTGCTGCATATAACGTCAGTGGGGAGTATTCGATGGTGAAGGCCGCCGCCGAACGCGGCTGGATCGAGGAGCGCGCCGTGGTTCTCGAAACCCTGCTCAGCTTCAAGCGGGCCGGTGCGGATCTGATCCTCACGTATCACGCCTGTGATGCCGCGGAATGGCTGCGTCAAGGCTGA
- a CDS encoding DUF2301 domain-containing membrane protein, translating to MTTADPQFEGVYGPYTITEADRNEVQRYRLALLTTGLALLAGILHCWLLGARWAWVWILPMGIGLGLALLWIHIYLRPLHRALQLFWLTGCLGWGTLLISAGPPHALLTLADQRLWIVAIGPVFAALAGIGFKEFFCFQRLEAVGLTLLLPVALLGRLVGLIDPHVCLALMAVAAALLVVLALRKFGMDAAADVGDKSVFAYLDGQLSARTS from the coding sequence ATGACCACGGCTGATCCGCAATTTGAGGGGGTCTACGGCCCATACACAATCACCGAAGCCGACCGCAATGAGGTGCAGCGCTATCGCCTGGCTCTGCTGACCACAGGTCTGGCGCTGCTGGCGGGGATCCTGCACTGCTGGCTGCTTGGTGCCCGCTGGGCATGGGTCTGGATCCTGCCCATGGGCATCGGTCTCGGGCTGGCCCTGCTCTGGATTCACATTTACCTCCGCCCCCTGCACCGAGCGCTTCAGCTGTTCTGGCTGACGGGCTGCCTGGGCTGGGGAACGCTGCTGATCAGCGCCGGTCCGCCCCATGCCCTGCTCACCCTGGCGGATCAACGGCTGTGGATCGTGGCGATCGGGCCCGTGTTCGCCGCCCTGGCGGGCATCGGCTTCAAGGAGTTTTTCTGCTTTCAGCGCCTGGAAGCTGTCGGCCTCACCCTGTTGCTGCCTGTGGCTCTGCTGGGCCGACTGGTCGGCCTGATCGACCCTCACGTCTGCCTGGCGCTGATGGCGGTGGCTGCTGCTCTGCTGGTGGTTCTCGCCCTGCGCAAGTTCGGGATGGACGCCGCCGCTGATGTCGGCGACAAGAGCGTGTTTGCTTATCTGGACGGTCAACTGTCTGCGCGCACCTCGTGA
- a CDS encoding CP12 domain-containing protein, whose translation MKSIDEHIQKDKTDIEAAKAAGDEAKVRHLEGELHSLEEYKEHNPEDKHDPTPLELYCDTNPEADECRIYDD comes from the coding sequence ATGAAATCGATCGACGAGCACATTCAGAAGGACAAGACCGACATCGAAGCAGCCAAGGCAGCTGGTGATGAGGCCAAGGTGCGTCACCTGGAAGGGGAACTGCACTCCCTGGAGGAGTACAAGGAACACAACCCCGAGGACAAGCACGACCCCACTCCCCTCGAGTTGTACTGCGACACCAACCCGGAAGCTGACGAGTGCCGCATCTACGACGACTGA
- a CDS encoding endonuclease MutS2, producing the protein MNPPVAFPPTAADPTRGIDRAVQETLDLLEWPRVCDHLSSFASTGMGRDAARNLVMPETLEVSRQRLAETVEMAVLDDLTEGGLSFRGVQDLTPVLLRCSKGGVASGEELLAVAETLAAARRLRRQIDEPELRPACSALIDTMVTLPELEQRLKFSIEEGGRIADRASAPLAGLRQQWQGLRQERRDKLQDLLRRLAPFLQDSVIAQRHGRPVLAVKAGAVAQVPGQVHDSSASGSTVFVEPRSVLTIGNRLTDLEGRIRDEERKVLSELSAAVAVDHPVLMQLVSILLQLDLALARGRYGRFLGGTAPRMEASAAAPFRFETLRHPLLVWQHKRAGGPAVVPISMEVSADLRVVAITGPNTGGKTVTLKSIGLAALMARAGLLLPCAGMPTLPWCAQVLADIGDEQSLQQSLSTFSGHIKRIGRILEALQSGPSPALVLLDEVGAGTDPSEGTALATSLLKALADRARLTIATTHFGELKALKYNDARFENASVAFNAETLSPTYELLWGIPGRSNALAIASRLGLDDQVLEEARQLLAPAADGEVNSVIRGLEEQRQRQQAAAEDAAALLARTELLHDELLQRWQKEKQQSAERQEQGRQRLERSIRDGQKEVRSLIRRLRDDRADGETARRAGQRLRRLEDRHRPELERRQPLPGWRPEPGERIRVLALGKAAEVLAISDDGMQLTVRCGVMRSTVELSGVESLDGRKPEPPAKPVVKVSARINPGSGAQVRTSRNTLDVRGMRVHEAEAAVEEQLRGANGPVWVIHGIGTGKLKRGLRAWLETVPYVERVTDAEQGDGGRGCSVVWVR; encoded by the coding sequence ATGAACCCCCCGGTGGCATTCCCTCCAACTGCCGCTGACCCGACAAGGGGGATCGATCGGGCCGTCCAGGAAACCCTGGATCTGCTCGAGTGGCCCAGGGTCTGCGACCACCTGTCGAGCTTCGCCTCCACCGGCATGGGGCGTGATGCGGCTCGAAACCTCGTGATGCCTGAAACCCTGGAGGTGAGCCGGCAGCGGCTGGCGGAGACCGTCGAGATGGCGGTGCTCGATGACCTGACCGAAGGAGGCCTCAGTTTCCGCGGGGTGCAAGACCTCACACCGGTGCTGTTGCGCTGCAGCAAGGGGGGCGTGGCCTCCGGCGAGGAGCTGCTGGCGGTGGCTGAGACCCTGGCCGCTGCCCGTCGTCTGCGCCGTCAGATCGATGAGCCTGAGCTCAGACCTGCCTGTTCGGCGCTGATCGACACGATGGTGACGTTGCCGGAGCTGGAGCAACGGCTCAAGTTCTCCATTGAGGAGGGCGGTCGCATCGCCGATCGGGCCAGTGCCCCTTTGGCGGGGTTGCGTCAGCAATGGCAAGGCCTGCGCCAGGAACGCCGCGACAAGCTGCAGGATCTGTTGCGGCGCCTGGCGCCCTTTCTGCAGGACAGCGTGATCGCCCAACGCCATGGCCGCCCGGTGCTGGCGGTGAAAGCTGGCGCAGTGGCACAGGTGCCGGGTCAGGTTCACGACAGCTCGGCCTCAGGCAGCACGGTGTTCGTCGAACCCCGCTCCGTGCTCACCATCGGGAATCGACTGACCGATCTGGAGGGTCGGATCCGGGACGAGGAACGCAAGGTGCTGAGCGAGCTCAGCGCGGCCGTCGCGGTCGATCACCCTGTGCTCATGCAGTTGGTGTCGATCCTGTTGCAGCTGGATCTGGCCCTGGCCAGAGGCCGCTATGGCCGCTTTCTCGGCGGCACAGCTCCCCGCATGGAGGCTTCCGCCGCGGCACCGTTCCGTTTCGAGACCCTGCGCCATCCGCTGTTGGTCTGGCAGCACAAGCGTGCTGGCGGGCCGGCGGTGGTGCCGATCTCGATGGAGGTGTCCGCTGACTTGCGGGTGGTAGCGATCACCGGTCCGAATACCGGAGGCAAGACAGTCACGCTCAAAAGCATCGGTCTGGCGGCATTGATGGCCCGGGCGGGATTGCTGCTGCCCTGTGCAGGGATGCCGACCCTGCCCTGGTGTGCCCAGGTTCTGGCGGACATCGGCGATGAACAGTCGTTGCAACAGAGCCTGTCCACCTTCAGCGGTCACATCAAGCGGATCGGCCGGATTCTGGAGGCGCTGCAGTCCGGCCCTTCGCCCGCCTTGGTGCTGCTCGATGAGGTGGGGGCCGGTACCGACCCCAGTGAAGGCACGGCCCTGGCGACATCTCTGCTCAAGGCCCTCGCCGACCGCGCTCGGCTCACCATCGCCACCACCCATTTCGGCGAACTCAAGGCTCTCAAATACAACGATGCCCGCTTTGAGAACGCCTCTGTGGCCTTCAACGCCGAGACCCTTTCCCCCACCTATGAGTTGCTCTGGGGCATCCCAGGCCGCAGTAACGCCCTGGCGATTGCCAGCCGTCTCGGCCTGGATGACCAGGTGCTGGAGGAGGCGCGTCAGTTGCTGGCGCCCGCTGCTGATGGAGAGGTCAACAGTGTGATCCGTGGTCTGGAGGAACAGCGGCAGCGGCAGCAGGCGGCGGCGGAGGATGCTGCCGCTTTGCTGGCCCGCACGGAGCTGCTCCACGACGAACTGCTGCAGCGATGGCAGAAGGAGAAACAACAATCGGCCGAACGCCAGGAGCAGGGGCGCCAACGGCTGGAACGCTCGATCCGCGATGGTCAGAAGGAGGTGCGATCCCTGATCCGGCGCCTTCGGGATGATCGCGCCGATGGGGAAACAGCACGGCGGGCCGGACAGCGCCTGCGTCGGCTGGAGGACCGTCACCGCCCCGAACTGGAACGGCGTCAGCCCCTGCCTGGCTGGAGACCAGAACCCGGCGAGCGAATCCGGGTGCTGGCCCTGGGCAAGGCGGCAGAGGTGCTGGCGATTTCGGACGACGGCATGCAGCTCACCGTGCGCTGCGGCGTGATGCGCAGCACGGTGGAGCTATCTGGCGTGGAAAGCCTCGATGGCCGCAAGCCGGAGCCGCCCGCTAAGCCGGTCGTGAAGGTCAGTGCTCGGATCAACCCGGGGTCCGGTGCCCAGGTGCGCACCAGCCGCAACACGCTGGATGTGCGTGGCATGCGTGTGCATGAGGCGGAGGCCGCTGTGGAGGAACAGCTGCGTGGGGCCAATGGACCGGTGTGGGTGATCCATGGGATTGGAACCGGCAAGCTCAAGCGAGGGCTGCGGGCCTGGCTGGAGACGGTGCCCTACGTCGAGCGTGTCACCGACGCCGAGCAGGGGGATGGCGGAAGAGGTTGCAGTGTGGTGTGGGTACGTTGA